In Glycine max cultivar Williams 82 chromosome 4, Glycine_max_v4.0, whole genome shotgun sequence, the genomic stretch aaggaaTTTCTGGGTCCGTGGTTTTGCAAATTACAGTAACGCCAAAGGAATTTTGGATATAGGTCCGTTTTTTAATATGGAATTACTGGGTTTAGATGTAATAATCGTTTGATTAGTGCACCAAAAATGTATTAGGCATATTTGTGGTTTCCTTAATTggataaattaatcattttttcttttataccgtgtttgaaaatgttttataattttgtagtaaagacttaaatatataagaagaagaaaatggtcATTTATtggacaaattaaaatatataaattgctTTAGGAATAACATCGATCAGTTCTACTTAATAATAACTGTCTTGAAATTTATATGTAATATTTGAAGTAACATAAGTTCTACCACATAAGAATGAGATAATAACATCAAAATAAACTCTAATATTTCGTCACACGCCTCCAGGCAGCAGCACATCTCGAGGCAGCAGAGGCAGCCCAACGCGCCAAGGCTATAACACAAAATAACATATCATATATAAGCACACTCTATAATGAAATTGAGCCAATAATCATGCATAAGGTCctattgaataaatttttttttttataaaaaaatgggtGTTATATTACTACGTACCATCCAGCCATTACACCTGTAGTAGCTGCTGCACCTTGTGCAGGCTGTGCTGGGGCTTGAGTAACAAAAACTTGAGGTTGGGGTGGAGGTGGTCCTTGAAAACCCGGTTGAGGATACCCTAATTAAAACCCCAAcattaatcattcaaaatatatCAATAACATTAATTGAGATAATtcatatgtaaataaatataacagtTAACGAGGTTTTGATGTACCTTGAGGAGGAGGAATTACCCCGGACATAGGAGGAGGATTTTGATTGTAGTAAGCCATCTCCCTTTGGATTTCTTAAATCAATTTGAGAGTGAAAGTGAactaagattagattagattcaGTGTCTCCTACTATATGttcccacacacacacacatacatatatatatatatatttgctgaTGGGTGAATGCTGatacaaatttcattttaaaggaAACGCGCTTTCATTTAATTACTTACTGGAAAAAGATATCAAATCTTAATCTCTGGTCCTGCTGaccaaaaaactgaaaaaaggaaaga encodes the following:
- the LOC102664926 gene encoding cysteine-rich and transmembrane domain-containing protein WIH1, producing the protein MAYYNQNPPPMSGVIPPPQGYPQPGFQGPPPPQPQVFVTQAPAQPAQGAAATTGVMAGCLGALGCLCCLEMCCCLEACDEILEFILMLLSHSYVVELMLLQILHINFKTVIIK